The Miscanthus floridulus cultivar M001 chromosome 6, ASM1932011v1, whole genome shotgun sequence genomic interval accactgcttctatgttggcccaaccagatattgagaggccctttgatgtttactgtgatgcctcgaagacgggattaggatgtgtgcttatgcaagatgggcgtgtgatagcttatgcttcgcgccaactaaagaagcacgaggtgaactaccccactcatgatttagagctagctgcggtagttcactctctgaagatttggaggcattatctattgggcaacaaagtgcatatcttcactgaccacaagagccttaagtatatttttactcagtctgagttgaacatgaggcaaaggagatggtttgatgaggacatgacacccatgcatatgaccatatttggcgcatgggatagaggggaaggaggccagcaagggtgtccaagtcaagaaggaggcccgaggctaattcagtttgagtctccgaggtggaggcccaaaacaactcaagttcgagtctgcctcggaatccaggaccagtctgccttaaactagtcacccaggacgcatccggactccatttttgatgatccacatatggatggaaagctaatttgataaggaagctaatccatgtggtttcatgtcaaaatctgTTTGGAATCAATgagaatcgttgaaacaagtcagcatttgTCAGGTGATGacaactatcattgtggcggagaatgacacaccgatccagcttcagatcgaaagatcgaaccctgcaatcttagcaccacagctactctggttatcaactaagtcacagaccaggttgaccttgccaagaaggctaatctctgcctacgcaacgaagaacacaagcaagaacaagaaagaaagcaaccaaattgcagatgaatgattaatctcacgagttggggtctcacaaaccgatgaacggtgaaactgttcttgatagaataatctaagcaaaacccgaaccctaatggaggggcagtAGGTGTTTATGAAAACTCTAgagtcatgcaagacccctggacgtgcccctaatgggcccaaactcgatacatgatccaacagaccaaaagacggtgtcacagcaccctggcagattctagatactaaattgttttgacgattcctattgattctgaatagattttgatgtgaaaccacttggattagcttccttatcaaattatctttccatccatatatggatcattgaaaatggagtccggatgcgtcctaggtgaccaatttaaggcagactggtcctagattccaaggcagactcgaacttgagttgttttgggcctccaccttggggactcgaaccgaattagcctcgggcctccttcttgacttggacacccttgctgtcctccttcccctctatcctatgtgccaaacatggtcatatgcatgggtgtcatatcctcatcatcctcccttcttgatgaaaagtcgTCCTcaacgtcgattgtgcttgaaactgatcctgcacaacataaaggagaacggggttgcgaggacaaagaaaactagaataattgtgagaaggaacatgatcatgtttccaagtttctagcatgtcatctcgcataaaaatttcagcaagcatgtagactccatgatccgaatgcacacgatgtatgtcaacactatcctgcaaaagattagaactaaccaaagacaatgcaggaatagatggtcgagcagacataggtagcaaccaacaatgctccccttcttggaagtgaacttgtttctttaaggaacataagaaaaatgtttgtattattatggctgccctctaaacgatcataatcttatacaacaaaaggagaattcatattattacgaatgtatactcgatgtatcatatattgtcccttgttgttatatctgccaataacatgatatgtgtgtttagaaaaccaaggcaaatcagcatatttaaaaaggctctcttccaaacaatctaggttacacaaaacattaaattcaatgtaacccaaagtatgtaaagaagacaacagtttgaactcatcaattttagtagcaatatgaataacatgtttattttcagcacaagtcactggttccaaaatgtgtaaaactaaagcatcttcATCCAactcatctttgtcacaaggaacatcaagcaaattatcatgggacaaagataaatcaagagagggttccactaacaattgctctatcatagcatgtgtcggtgtttcaaacaagcaccggcaagtaaatttatagtaatgcacgttaggctcggatggtgcgctaaaggacacaggatttatactggttcgggcggaacgtccctacgtccagtttgttgctgcttgtgttattagcaccgtaaatggtctgtagtaagggatacaaactggcgagagagggactggtcccaagtctctgatcgaaggattgaaaggtggtcaagagcttcgtagctgcttgaatgtgtgtgtgtgtgcgttctattgttcggtcctattttttccgtcctctctgatggaggaagcgcatccccttttatagatgaaggggctggctttacaagggtgagggctccaggatgtgTACTCTACTTAGTCATGTGGCTCACgtttacctggtcaggtcctccattctgatgagtgcaaaggaagataagtgcttaccatgttgtcgatgtctctgtaggatgtcagattaatcacagaatgctgcccgcagggtatgggctgtagtacagtggttttgacttatgagcctccctccagccttgctccgcacgccttctggttcccatgattccttgttgggagaattcggggtcggggtctggtgtagcgtcgtggccaaggccttctgactgggaggacctgagggatcGGGAATAGGGCGCCGCTCCCtcaggtccacagcgtggtgacggaatatccgtcattcgtggagatagcaaatccattcttggagcatagcggttgtcgtatatcttcattgggttccgtgtcccagagctgaagacggcgcctacaactctacagggtgagatgcacgcacctgtaataccttttgggctctgcggcgcccggaagggtctaaagcatcagtcctgtcattCCCTGGCAGTCCATTTCCTgctagggcgcagggtatggtcgttggagccatggttgacccgaacgtcttgtcttgtcctgtacccatcattatgagggatagatatcaatcagggcgaggctcgttctgggccgtcgggtgaggcggagaccaatccctatctcttgggcgagactaaccctatccctccgggatcgggcgaggcggaatccatccctttgcctttgggtgagaccgagcccgccctataggcgtcgggcgagatggagattagccttgagcttttggggcgaggcagggttatcccacaaaggcgtcgggtgaggctgaccccgcccctccggggtcgggcgagacggaattcatccctcagccctcgggcgagaccgagcccgccctcaaggcgtcaggcgagacagagtttatccctcggccctcgagcgagaccaagcccgtcccaaaggtgttgggcgaggcgaaaccgaactcctgtcactcaaacaagggatgacatggagcccttatgcgtccagaagtttttcacgtttggtggttatcggttccaccttctggggtaccctggtattaggtccccaacagtagcccccgagactctaggtgattcgggtagaaccgcctggagggtgtttttgatttcgttgaagctaatttgccggagggtgcgcgtgagcgcacccgatgggtgtagcccccgagcccccgggtgactcgagtagagtcacccagggggttgtatcggccccttcgtgggtaaggctgaaggacttagtttttcatcaactgggtgtttttccgagtgggtcgtggcgtcccgttcgctgggGACTGATTCGGGGccgtcctaactggtgcttctgcccttggtgGTGGGTTGTTCGTGtattccttcttagttgggccggccggcgagttgctgggccctaggtgggccaaagagaaaagaacaggcctttgtggcttgcgcttccccggtgggtagagagtccggattcgatTGGGGAAAGCGAACCGTCCACCGAGATTTTTGtaatgagaggatagggactgcgggcgtgtGTCCtacgacgtgacgcggtggcgcgcgtggcaggcccggagatcgaggcggacggttgcccttctcgcgtccgtcgccccctataaaaccgcggggttcgccccagggtcccgtatttcgctccccttcctttgcgttctaaaacatccgccgccaatcttcccagcctctcgcgcccgcatcgccaccgtcgaccagcctgcgttcgtgttccagccgccgttaagctcacgcctgcccttcccccctactgcttcaatggagttgtggggcagatcaagcatcacttctcggcgtctggagggcctcgtccgccgtggccttctccacccactatctgccgtccaggagtggttactccccagcgacgagggtgagccagtgccgcctgaagggtatgttgtctcctttgccatcttccatgagcggggatttggggtacccacgcatagattccttcgggggctattagattactatgaggtagagctgcagcatctcactcccaatgggattcagcatatggcggtgttcgttgccctgtgcgagggtttcctggggatcgatccccattttgatctgtggcggtatttctttagcattagtctatcgaagaggaagattggggggaaagaagtgaacgcgccgatggggtgtgccagcattcatctgcaccATACCCGGTCAAAGagttacccgtacatgcgtctggctacatccaacaagggatggcattcgtagtggttttatgttagggatgatgtgagtgccaccctatcGAAGTACactggacgtcttattgtggatgctccggagtcgtggggctagggcgtccagtctaaagacaagaaacatatctccgaccttctctccgccctccatgccctgaagggtcggggtgtaaaggggtcggggattatcggcgcctaccacgtgaggagggtggcaccactaatggcacgtgtgcttcccctgcatcggatgatgcctaggatatcgttcgaggggacggtgctcgttgacgaggcgctcccttattcggaagtggcgcagcgtatcaaggaggcgacggagccgacgaaggattccgccGGCAGGGTCcttgacatcgtgtatccggtgctcgggcatcctccaatgcggccggagcctgggttcttcgaattcgtaagccctcttctcccgcactcttttctttctcctgaatctcttttttaatacttgcttttgtgatgttggggctagccgggggggctagtcttcaaggatagtccggctccactgccgaaggacaaggttgtggcggtggcgaatcgactcgcgaccgagcgggacaagaaagcaaaggaggagatgaagaaggtgaaacgactgaagcaggaggcacgggatcggggagaggacgtgagcagtgaggatgacgatgatgatgatgatgacgatgacgacgacgaggtagccgtcgatgtggattggggcatcctggaggatgaggaaacgctaacaagtggccacccacccgtgcaggggcccttcgcttttcacgcagagggaagtgaatcaatgaggtcagtggaggccggcgagttcgccgcttcgcacggcgtgccggccgaggatcggtgggCGGGGGATGCCGGGCTTGCTGCCGCCGGCCCTGAGGCGATCatggaggagggtggcaccggagCCACGCCCGGCTCTGATGCCGCGCCCtgcgaggtgatggaggggagcagctccggtgctgcgccccgtgagataatggagggggacggcttcggtgccgcgcccgacgagatgatggaggggagcgaccccggtgccgcgcccgacgagatgaacccccctacCTCGGAACAGGGGGCAGGCACGAAACGGTCCCGTCCGAACGAGTCAaggcagggatctagggatccatccccaaaatgcttccgccggccgaggacgtcaacgtaagctcttgattcctctgttttcatcctttttcatttttattttgacttaacggttattacctttgtgtaggttcttgcggacgggtcaccccctggggctggcgcccaagaagagtctcgcccttcaagcgggacagacggcgtcgcctggagtcgcccctgtttcgggcaggagtggtgccgacgttggggccgcgttggccaaaccgacggcgtccatggtggctcccacgcccgcggaggttactgagcgagcggtttcttccgtggcgggcgtggaacagccggccgaggaccgcataccgccggtgaaggtgaccatgactgcgccaagccaggatcagccgggcgcggtcgtggtggcacctgAGGGCAtggtgcaatccgcgccgccaggcgcccatgtggatccgcccatggcgcccgaagcggtccagacagaggagggtccagccggagggtccttgagtgcggcggtggtgccgcacagggtcaggagggagccgccaccgacccctttgtcgggaggaagccgctcccctgcacggggggagccaccgctccagtggatggctactcaggacccgacgtcggctcttttcttgctcgatgatcattccgagagtatggagcgagaaggtcttgacatcaggatctcgaccatgctgaacgccctggaccaggccagaggagccctccatgagatcgttatccctacctctcaggtattttctagactttctttcttctttcttcgtgtgtttgtgtgttctcgcatttctgatatcagtcttcttcttctttagattcttgttgctcgtagccagaaaaaatcccaattcctccatgagcagaaggcggagcgggatcgcctctctgaggaggcccggctgcgagcaaacatggccgcccagcttgctatcatccaggagcgggaggcccaggcgcgtcaggatgcggaggaggtgcacgagatgttcgaggacctgtcggcgaggtctaagctggatggagaggagattgccagactccaaaaagagcgagacgagctgctacaGAGGAATGCcgtggccaatgagaaggccggcgaagtcctgaaggagctggagatggagcgggacctccggcggaaggccgagagtagggccacaaccctccagcagaaggtggacgaggacgtcgaggtggtccgctctctccgggtggagcttggtgacgcggtggaaggaaggttgagtgctgagaacgtcgccaccaagctggagaaagaggctgcctatacgcgaagggcccttcaggctgagagcgatgagcacgatcttctataagctgcggtcggggtggtccttaacgccttgaatgtgacggagccggtggagaccagcccgctcgcggctcgcgtcggaggtatcacggctcgggtgggccaacttgaggagagtgcctttcacgccgggattacccaggccttcaccgtcgcccacgcccattatgagaaggaaataaacctgaaggtgatgagcgaaggctttccgtccacctacgaggatgaagagctggaggaaatggagaagatggtcgctccccttgcgaagaacctggcagacagtctgaaagaaatggttctccctccacgggagtaattaatcgaataattttgagaacagcttatatgtaatatgtggacaagtgtcggtacttttcgagtctagacgcctttcgtgcttttgcgtcttaatttcgttttgtttgattttttgcgatttgattttttacggtcttaccaatatgttcccctgaattatgccgctgattataatgcgaggagattgattatgccgctgattataatgcgaggagattgaggaggtagccgtaccttaacagcccccgagtaaggtccgacccccgcacctgctggggtcgggtgttactggagaccggaatcgtggttttggtgacaatggatgtcatcgcaataatccccgccctgttttccaacagaaatcccaactggggactctatgggctcggcaaggtgaggcctttgtccctgcattgtttggcccaagcccccaagccttgttagggtctgataggggtcggccgttatttgcatgttaccccatcctcggttttcgcaatcagaggggctgagtgaacgacacttgcctcgacggcttgagtaccgtgctcaacgagctcgctaacgggtacgttcgtgcggaatccgggtccatcatttgctgatggggtcggcagagccatctggtggcactccacaacttcttaacccgcctcccggcagatgcctgagtcgttcgataagctcagggggcccgatggcctctcctcgatggagattctgtgggtttggcttgaggtttgaatcgaacgagagaaggtcgagacgtcccggttcgcttctgagcggggtcgggcagggccgctggggctcgtctcggttatctctccctggctctgtttggcatgaggtggcctcgagccctttgccggccgaccttcgaacctcagcctgtggttgcctatatcgaaatGAGGCGACAACCATTTTGTGGTGCGACAtgaatcgttgggatgcaattttttgcatatgaaatattttgaatgcaagatttaattgaaagtAAAGGCggtgacgttaccttggtggtataagtggcagaaaagctcctaccagatgggttcgggccctgacgtttgtgacgaggttggaaaaacctgcgtaagaattgctattctttgttttcgtgtctcggtgacaatccgagctgttcgattaacttgggcaacctgatagcttctcctttgggggagattctgtaggcggacccctccgatcccttctttgGGAAGGCAggcgttgagcatgatttttctggtgaatagAAATACCGTAGATATCGGGGCGCAGGGTTTGctagttcatccagttttactcaaagctttgtgcctgtatgtcgtGCCCTTAGTTTCaggcgtacggaggggtcgggtggagAGGATgcctagactggtagtcatcctcggcagcccccgagtgatgttcgcgtccctgctatttgacggggtcagaatcttgcgaacgaattttaacgcataaagtgagaaagctgagaggcttatctttctttggtcgttcgttcgtcgtgtcttctaggCCGACGgccgacccaggagatctgaaaggtcccgtCGTCGTGttgtccgtggtcctgcatggggagacgaaaagttgtctgcctatgtgggtgccttaatcgccgcgtctggagcgggtcagtggtgggccatacctaggcagtgttcagtttgaccaaagagggacgcctcgtagACCGGGGTTCATCCCGTCACTTCTGGcacgtcccctcagatatcaatcagcattgattgcatattaaaaaagagggaagggagagggtttttcgtccgacctttcgcctttccttag includes:
- the LOC136460135 gene encoding uncharacterized protein; protein product: MRSVEAGEFAASHGVPAEDRWAGDAGLAAAGPEAIMEEGGTGATPGSDAAPCEVMEGSSSGAAPREIMEGDGFGAAPDEMMEGSDPGAAPDEMNPPTSEQGAGTKRSRPNESRQGSRDPSPKCFRRPRTST